One window of the Manihot esculenta cultivar AM560-2 chromosome 14, M.esculenta_v8, whole genome shotgun sequence genome contains the following:
- the LOC110599667 gene encoding probable glutathione S-transferase has product MGEVKVIGHTGSLFCTRIEWALKIKGVEYEYLQEDLMNKSPILLKYNPVHKKVPVVVDGEKPIAESLVILEYIDETWKHNPLLPQDPHERALARFWAKFADDKCLIGAFEAFWKQGEEKEKAIESAVESFAFLEKEIKGKKFFSGEQIGYLDIVMGWIPHWLNVMEEVGGMKLIDAENFPALHEWTQSFIEIPIIKQVLPPRMLSLAANNQ; this is encoded by the exons atgggAGAAGTGAAGGTGATTGGCCACACTGGAAGCTTATTCTGCACAAGGATTGAATGGGCTTTGAAGATCAAAGGTGTTGAATATGAGTACTTGCAAGAAGATCTAATGAACAAGAGTCCAATTCTTCTCAAATACAATCCTGTTCATAAGAAGGTTCCTGTGGTTGTTGATGGTGAAAAACCAATTGCAGAGTCACTTGTGATCCTTGAGTATATTGATGAGACTTGGAAACATAACCCTTTGCTTCCTCAAGATCCCCATGAGAGAGCCTTGGCTCGTTTCTGGGCTAAATTTGCTGATGACAAG TGTCTGATTGGTGCATTTGAGGCGTTCTGGAAACAAggagaagaaaaggagaaagcaaTAGAATCTGCAGTTGAATCATTTGCATTTCTTGAGAAGGAAATCAAAGGGAAGAAATTTTTCAGTGGAGAGCAGATTGGGTATTTGGATATTGTAATGGGTTGGATCCCTCATTGGCTAAATGTTATGGAAGAAGTTGGAGGCATGAAATTGATTGATGCTGAAAACTTCCCAGCTCTTCATGAATGGACTCAGAGCTTCATTGAAATTCCAATCATCAAGCAAGTCCTTCCACCAAGAATGCTTTCCCTGGCAGCCAACAACCAGTAG
- the LOC110631039 gene encoding uncharacterized protein LOC110631039, translating to MGSQALSSSRFFPFSWVALNSSQPSSCLNPSVLPLKSKNPPFPLHANAITSPFSLLRFQRLNPRATLDEKDQSPLLVQQQEEEEEEEEQEEVQTQINKDVEESVKVLKNAAKTRKVAAEEILSALSVIEKAKINPSGFLQTLGGSKSPGRTWMLIFTAEKQLKGGRYFPLTAVQRFDAAGKRIENGVYLGPIGCLTFEGRFTWKNRILAFIFERVRVKIGPLNPFEISLGQKEDREPSTKDPFFIWFYIDEEIAVARGRSGGTAFWCRCRRVTT from the exons ATGGGCTCTCAAGCACTATCATCCTCACGTTTCTTTCCCTTCAGCTGGGTGGCTCTAAATTCTTCTCAACCATCATCATGCCTCAATCCATCTGTACTTCCTCTTAAATCCAAAAATCCTCcattcccacttcatgccaatGCCATTACTTCTCCCTTCTCTCTCCTCAGGTTCCAGAGGTTGAACCCCAGAGCAACTCTTGATGAAAAGGACCAAAGCCCACTTCTTGTTCAacagcaagaagaagaagaagaagaagaagaacaggAAGAAGTGCAGACTCAAATCAACAAA GATGTAGAGGAGAGTGTGAAAGTGCTCAAGAATGCTGCAAAGACAAGAAAAGTTGCAGCAGAGGAGATTTTGTCAGCTCTATCTGTGATAGAGAAGGCTAAAATTAATCCCTCAGGATTTCTTCAAACACTTGGTGGGTCAAAATCCCCTGGAAGAACTTGGATGCTTATTTTCACTGCTGAG AAGCAATTGAAGGGTGGAAGATACTTCCCTCTTACTGCTGTTCAGAGGTTTGATGCTGCT gGAAAGAGAATTGAAAATGGAGTATATCTTGGACCAATTGGATGCTTAACATTTGAAGGCAGATTTACATGGAAAAACAGAATATTGGCCTTCATTTTCGAGCGTGTTCGTGTAAAAATCGGACCTCTGAACCCTTTTGAGATAAGTCTTGGCCAAAAGGAAGATAGAGAACCGAGCACCAAGGATCCATTCTTTATCTGGTTTTACATCGACGAAGAAATAGCAGTTGCTCGAGGCAGAAGCGGGGGAACTGCTTTCTGGTGTCGATGTCGTCGTGTTACTACTTGA